One genomic region from Evansella sp. LMS18 encodes:
- the megL gene encoding methionine gamma-lyase: MAEGKRELETRLIHGSFNPDKGNNYGSLSTPLYQTSTFAFESAEQGEARFAGNESGYIYSRLGNPTVNELERKIADLEGGEEGVAFGSGMAAVSAVLVGLLKSGDHLLVSEGVYGCTFGFLQMMKEKFNIEYDLIDMNKEAILNNVKNNTKLLYIETPINPTMKLVDIEMAVETAKEHNLKVVVDNTFCSPYLQQPLQMGADVVIHSATKYIGGHGDVIAGLAVGKAEFMQEVRMTTQKDIGGVLSPFDAWLLIRGLKTLAVRMDRHCDNTVSIFKKLKEHPKVKEIVYPGDPEFPQYNLARKQMRNYGGLISFEVLGGKKAAQKLMNELSLIKVAVSLGDAETLIQHPATMTHAVVPEKEREKMGITDSLLRLSVGLENEGDIWNDLEQALYTL, translated from the coding sequence ATGGCTGAAGGTAAAAGAGAGCTTGAAACAAGGTTAATCCATGGGTCTTTTAATCCTGATAAAGGTAATAATTATGGCAGTTTAAGTACACCCCTGTATCAGACTTCAACATTTGCGTTTGAGAGTGCAGAACAAGGAGAGGCTCGTTTTGCCGGAAATGAAAGCGGTTACATTTATTCGAGGCTTGGTAACCCCACAGTAAATGAACTTGAAAGGAAAATTGCTGATTTAGAAGGCGGGGAAGAAGGGGTTGCCTTTGGGTCAGGAATGGCAGCTGTTTCAGCTGTCCTGGTGGGCCTGTTAAAATCAGGAGACCATCTGCTCGTATCTGAAGGAGTTTATGGGTGTACATTTGGATTCCTGCAAATGATGAAAGAAAAGTTCAATATAGAGTATGATTTAATAGATATGAATAAAGAAGCTATTTTAAACAACGTGAAAAACAACACAAAGCTGTTGTATATTGAAACACCTATAAATCCTACGATGAAACTTGTTGATATTGAAATGGCAGTTGAAACTGCAAAGGAGCACAACCTCAAAGTAGTAGTTGATAATACCTTCTGTTCTCCTTATCTTCAGCAGCCGCTGCAAATGGGGGCAGACGTAGTAATACACAGTGCTACTAAGTATATTGGCGGTCATGGAGACGTAATTGCAGGTCTTGCAGTAGGCAAGGCAGAGTTTATGCAGGAAGTGAGGATGACAACTCAAAAAGACATAGGGGGAGTACTTTCTCCTTTTGATGCCTGGCTGTTAATCCGAGGCCTAAAAACACTTGCTGTAAGAATGGACCGGCATTGCGATAACACAGTCAGCATTTTTAAGAAGCTTAAGGAGCATCCAAAAGTAAAAGAAATAGTTTACCCGGGTGATCCGGAATTTCCTCAGTATAACCTCGCAAGGAAACAAATGAGAAATTATGGCGGCCTGATTAGTTTTGAAGTACTTGGTGGGAAAAAAGCTGCACAGAAATTAATGAATGAGCTTTCCTTAATAAAAGTAGCAGTGAGTTTAGGGGATGCTGAAACACTAATCCAGCATCCTGCCACTATGACACATGCAGTTGTTCCAGAAAAAGAAAGGGAGAAGATGGGGATTACAGATTCGTTACTCAGATTATCTGTAGGACTTGAAAATGAGGGTGATATTTGGAACGATTTAGAGCAGGCGTTATACACTCTATAG
- a CDS encoding YaaC family protein, whose amino-acid sequence MDGKHNFITFFQSADYVKKHLESRYQANDIPNATELAYKNGFSLVYYIKMGESFFMQGKEVPVSIKPVLYYYGLSNWLKGVLLTHDPFYPSTTQVLAHGVSARKRKKQGYCFLNDEIKVQKDGFFPCISEKIFNIKQVTGEKYKMRHLLMRIPELHPLFTELETEKPLIPAVLDNDGSIVVPLKLVERLNITISRYEKILRDFTGAEVRCTEDKGQVKILNGKAHLHHLPVYKTLDQSLFIPAVLPLYNKLPEVLSHFLVLFNLSMICRYETEWWGEVLYSFSSNDKPFIEYFLDITAQKAPKLLETMFFPEKEPNH is encoded by the coding sequence ATGGACGGAAAACATAACTTTATAACGTTTTTCCAGTCAGCAGATTATGTAAAAAAGCATTTAGAATCCCGCTATCAGGCAAATGATATTCCAAATGCAACTGAACTGGCATATAAAAATGGTTTTTCACTTGTATATTATATTAAAATGGGCGAAAGTTTTTTCATGCAGGGTAAAGAAGTTCCAGTATCCATTAAACCCGTCCTTTATTATTATGGATTAAGCAACTGGCTGAAAGGAGTCCTTCTCACTCATGACCCTTTTTATCCATCTACGACCCAAGTGCTTGCACATGGGGTTTCTGCAAGAAAGAGAAAAAAACAGGGGTACTGTTTTTTAAACGATGAAATAAAAGTGCAAAAAGACGGTTTCTTTCCATGTATTTCTGAAAAAATCTTCAACATTAAACAGGTGACCGGGGAGAAATATAAAATGAGGCATTTGCTAATGCGGATTCCGGAACTTCATCCATTATTTACAGAGCTGGAAACGGAAAAACCTCTTATTCCTGCGGTTCTGGACAACGACGGTTCCATCGTCGTCCCTTTAAAGCTGGTGGAGAGACTTAATATAACCATTTCCAGGTATGAAAAAATACTCAGGGATTTCACCGGGGCAGAAGTTCGCTGCACAGAAGATAAAGGACAAGTGAAAATTCTTAATGGAAAAGCACATCTTCATCATCTCCCTGTATATAAAACCCTTGACCAGTCACTATTTATACCTGCTGTGCTTCCGCTCTACAATAAACTGCCTGAAGTTCTCTCACACTTCCTGGTACTTTTTAATTTAAGCATGATCTGCAGATATGAAACGGAATGGTGGGGAGAGGTACTTTACTCTTTTTCATCAAACGATAAACCCTTTATTGAATATTTTCTGGATATCACTGCCCAAAAAGCGCCGAAACTCTTAGAAACCATGTTTTTCCCTGAAAAAGAACCCAATCATTAA
- the guaB gene encoding IMP dehydrogenase, translated as MWENKFAKEGLTFDDVLLIPSKSEVLPHEVNVKTKLSETLQLNIPLISAGMDTVTEAKMAIAMARAGGLGIIHKNMPIEEQAEQVDRVKRSESGVITNPFYLSEEHQVFDAEHLMSKYRISGVPIADENQKLTGIITNRDLRFIEDYSIKIKEVMTKDNLVTAPVGTTLEEAQKILQKYKIEKLPLVDEHGILKGLITIKDIEKAIEFPNSAKDAQGRLVVGAAVGTGGDSETRAKALVEAGIDVLVIDTAHGHSQGVLDKVRYYRDTYPDLNIIAGNVATAEGTRALIEAGANIVKVGIGPGSICTTRVVAGIGVPQITAVYDCADEARKHGVPVIADGGIKYSGDIVKALAAGGHAVMLGSLLAGVSESPGEREIFQGRQFKVYRGMGSLAAMEKGSKDRYFQESSQKLVPEGIEGRIPYKGPLTDTIHQLVGGLRSGMGYCGTPSLDELRNDAQFIRITNAGLKESHPHDVQITKEAPNYSL; from the coding sequence ATGTGGGAGAATAAATTTGCCAAGGAAGGATTAACCTTTGATGATGTACTGTTAATACCATCAAAATCAGAGGTTCTTCCGCACGAAGTGAATGTCAAAACAAAATTGTCGGAAACACTGCAGTTAAATATTCCACTAATCAGTGCTGGGATGGATACTGTAACTGAGGCAAAAATGGCTATTGCTATGGCGAGGGCCGGGGGGTTAGGCATTATCCATAAAAATATGCCTATTGAAGAACAGGCAGAACAAGTGGACCGGGTTAAACGCTCGGAAAGCGGAGTTATTACAAATCCTTTCTATTTATCTGAGGAGCATCAGGTTTTTGATGCGGAGCACCTGATGTCTAAGTACCGTATCTCCGGAGTGCCGATAGCAGATGAGAACCAGAAATTAACCGGTATTATAACTAACAGAGATTTGCGGTTTATTGAAGATTATTCTATAAAGATTAAAGAAGTTATGACAAAGGACAATCTTGTTACTGCTCCGGTAGGCACTACTCTTGAAGAGGCGCAGAAGATCCTCCAGAAATATAAAATAGAAAAGCTTCCTCTGGTGGACGAGCATGGAATTTTAAAAGGGCTTATTACAATTAAAGATATTGAAAAAGCAATCGAGTTCCCTAATTCCGCCAAAGATGCACAAGGCCGTTTAGTGGTTGGTGCGGCTGTAGGTACCGGCGGCGATTCAGAAACAAGAGCAAAAGCCCTTGTGGAAGCAGGTATAGACGTACTGGTAATCGACACAGCTCACGGCCATTCACAAGGTGTTCTCGATAAAGTTAGATACTACAGGGATACATATCCTGATTTAAATATTATTGCCGGAAACGTAGCAACTGCTGAAGGGACTAGAGCTCTTATTGAAGCAGGGGCGAACATTGTCAAGGTAGGAATCGGACCTGGTTCTATTTGTACAACTCGTGTAGTAGCCGGGATAGGGGTTCCTCAAATTACTGCCGTATATGACTGTGCGGATGAAGCGAGGAAACATGGAGTGCCTGTTATTGCAGACGGAGGAATAAAGTACTCTGGTGATATTGTTAAAGCTCTTGCAGCAGGAGGGCATGCTGTAATGCTTGGGAGTCTGCTCGCCGGAGTCAGTGAGAGTCCAGGGGAGAGGGAAATCTTCCAGGGAAGGCAATTTAAAGTATACAGAGGCATGGGATCTCTTGCAGCTATGGAAAAAGGGAGTAAAGACCGCTATTTCCAGGAAAGCAGTCAAAAGCTTGTTCCGGAAGGTATTGAGGGACGCATTCCTTATAAAGGTCCACTGACTGATACAATCCATCAGCTGGTGGGAGGGCTCAGATCCGGAATGGGTTATTGCGGCACGCCATCGCTGGACGAGCTGCGAAATGATGCTCAGTTTATCAGAATAACAAATGCCGGCTTAAAAGAAAGCCATCCTCATGATGTTCAGATAACTAAAGAAGCGCCTAATTATTCACTTTAA
- a CDS encoding D-alanyl-D-alanine carboxypeptidase family protein: MIKRMGIFSLLVVFSFMSVFSVGSHAEASFEPNADTAILVDADTGKILYEKNVDQPLPPASMTKMMSEYLILEAVHNGEISWDQTVPISDYLAEMSHNQGLSNVMLRTDRDYTVKELYESVAIYSANASTMALAELIAGSTGQFVERMNEKGKELGLGKLLREEGEQYGIDNLEEIAAEDLGDFQFVNSTGLPNSLLNGNHPEGTNADDDNYMSARAAATLAFHLVNDFPEVLDTASIPEKVFQEGTSDAINMQNWNWMLEGTMYGDLDYAPVDGLKTGFTNAAGYCFTGTAEKDGQRLITVVMKADSEHERFTETERLMEYGFNSFSNQEILSANSQIEGYETIEVVKGKEDEVSVSTADSVSSVLPDGGEEEYSYTVELDGELLDEEGRLEAPIEEGQVIGTVSVEYTGGERYLQGDGADQRTVDLVANENVERAGWFALMMRGVGGFFSGIWITVADTVRGWF; the protein is encoded by the coding sequence ATGATTAAGAGAATGGGGATTTTTAGTTTATTGGTTGTTTTTAGTTTCATGAGTGTGTTTTCTGTCGGAAGCCATGCTGAAGCAAGCTTTGAGCCAAATGCAGATACAGCGATTTTGGTAGATGCTGATACTGGAAAGATATTATACGAAAAAAATGTAGATCAGCCTCTGCCTCCTGCTAGTATGACAAAAATGATGAGTGAATACTTGATTCTTGAAGCAGTTCATAATGGGGAAATCTCCTGGGATCAGACAGTGCCGATTAGTGATTATCTGGCTGAAATGTCCCATAATCAGGGTCTTTCCAATGTAATGCTTCGTACTGACAGAGATTACACAGTTAAAGAACTATATGAATCCGTTGCTATATACTCAGCTAACGCATCAACTATGGCATTAGCTGAATTAATCGCCGGCTCAACAGGACAGTTTGTTGAGAGGATGAATGAAAAAGGGAAAGAGCTCGGGTTAGGAAAACTGCTTCGTGAAGAAGGGGAACAGTACGGCATAGATAATCTTGAAGAAATTGCCGCTGAAGACCTTGGTGACTTTCAGTTTGTGAACTCCACAGGCCTGCCTAATTCATTGCTTAATGGTAACCATCCTGAAGGCACTAATGCTGACGATGATAACTATATGTCAGCGAGAGCGGCGGCTACCCTTGCCTTTCACCTTGTAAATGACTTCCCGGAGGTACTTGATACAGCAAGTATTCCGGAAAAAGTTTTCCAGGAAGGTACTTCTGATGCTATTAATATGCAGAACTGGAACTGGATGCTGGAAGGTACGATGTACGGTGACCTGGATTACGCACCGGTTGATGGTCTCAAAACGGGATTTACAAATGCAGCAGGATATTGTTTTACAGGTACAGCTGAAAAAGACGGCCAGCGTTTAATCACTGTAGTAATGAAAGCAGATTCCGAACATGAACGCTTTACGGAAACTGAAAGGTTAATGGAGTATGGTTTTAACAGTTTTTCCAACCAGGAAATTCTCTCTGCAAATTCTCAAATTGAAGGCTACGAAACAATAGAAGTAGTTAAAGGAAAAGAAGACGAAGTTTCAGTATCCACAGCTGATTCTGTTTCAAGTGTCCTTCCTGACGGCGGGGAAGAAGAATATTCCTATACTGTGGAGCTGGATGGTGAATTGCTTGACGAAGAGGGCAGACTGGAAGCCCCAATTGAAGAAGGACAGGTTATAGGAACGGTTAGCGTGGAATATACAGGCGGAGAAAGATATCTGCAAGGTGACGGAGCAGATCAGCGAACCGTGGATCTTGTTGCAAACGAGAATGTGGAAAGAGCAGGATGGTTTGCTTTAATGATGAGAGGCGTCGGAGGATTCTTTTCCGGTATATGGATTACAGTTGCTGATACGGTCAGAGGATGGTTCTGA
- the pdxS gene encoding pyridoxal 5'-phosphate synthase lyase subunit PdxS, with amino-acid sequence MEKRTGTDLVKRGMAEMQKGGVIMDVVNAEQAKIAEEAGAVAVMALERVPSDIRAAGGVARMADPTIVEEVQNAVSIPVMAKARIGHIVEARVLEAMGVDYIDESEVLTPADEVYHLNKRDFTVPFVCGARDLGEAARRIGEGASMIRTKGEPGTGNIVEAVRHMRMMQSQIKKVIGMSEDELMTEAKNIGAPFNILLEIKETGKFPVVNFAAGGVATPADAALMMQLGADGVFVGSGIFKSDNPEKFARAIVEATTHYEDYKLIAELSKDLGTAMKGIEISTLEKKDRMQDRGW; translated from the coding sequence ATGGAGAAAAGAACAGGAACAGACTTGGTAAAACGTGGTATGGCCGAAATGCAAAAAGGCGGCGTAATCATGGACGTTGTAAATGCAGAGCAGGCTAAAATTGCTGAGGAAGCGGGAGCAGTGGCAGTAATGGCACTGGAGCGTGTGCCTTCAGATATTCGTGCAGCTGGCGGAGTTGCCCGTATGGCAGATCCAACTATTGTAGAAGAAGTACAGAATGCGGTATCTATTCCGGTGATGGCAAAAGCACGTATCGGCCATATTGTAGAAGCACGTGTACTTGAAGCCATGGGAGTAGACTATATTGATGAGAGTGAAGTTCTGACTCCAGCTGATGAAGTTTACCACTTGAACAAACGTGATTTCACAGTACCTTTCGTTTGCGGAGCTCGCGACCTGGGAGAAGCAGCACGACGAATTGGCGAAGGTGCTTCCATGATTCGGACAAAGGGTGAGCCTGGAACAGGGAATATCGTAGAAGCTGTACGCCATATGCGTATGATGCAGTCCCAAATCAAAAAAGTTATCGGAATGTCTGAAGATGAACTAATGACTGAAGCAAAAAATATTGGTGCGCCATTTAATATCCTTCTTGAAATTAAAGAAACTGGAAAATTCCCTGTAGTTAACTTTGCAGCAGGCGGAGTAGCTACACCTGCTGACGCTGCTCTTATGATGCAGCTTGGAGCGGATGGTGTATTCGTGGGATCAGGTATCTTCAAATCGGACAACCCTGAGAAGTTTGCAAGGGCAATTGTTGAAGCAACTACTCATTACGAAGATTATAAACTAATCGCTGAACTTTCCAAAGATCTTGGAACGGCAATGAAAGGGATTGAAATCTCTACATTGGAAAAGAAAGACCGTATGCAGGATCGCGGCTGGTAA
- the pdxT gene encoding pyridoxal 5'-phosphate synthase glutaminase subunit PdxT encodes MINIGVLALQGAVREHVKALQAPDVNVVVVKKSEQLEQIDGLVFPGGESTTMRRLINKYGFYEPLKHFAEKGKPVFGTCAGAILMAKELVGHKEPHIAVMDITVERNAFGRQRESFETLLKVKGIGEDVEGVFIRAPIIRQAGEGVDILAEYDGEIVAARQGPFLACSYHPELTDDFRMHQYFVKMVRESMEVPA; translated from the coding sequence ATGATTAATATAGGTGTATTAGCGCTTCAGGGAGCAGTCAGAGAGCATGTCAAAGCTTTGCAGGCTCCGGATGTTAATGTGGTTGTTGTAAAAAAGTCAGAGCAGCTTGAACAAATAGACGGGTTAGTTTTCCCCGGAGGAGAAAGCACTACAATGCGCCGTCTGATTAATAAATACGGTTTCTATGAACCGTTAAAGCATTTTGCTGAAAAAGGAAAGCCTGTATTTGGCACGTGCGCAGGGGCGATACTTATGGCTAAAGAACTTGTCGGCCATAAAGAACCTCATATAGCGGTAATGGATATTACTGTAGAAAGAAATGCATTTGGCCGGCAGCGTGAGAGTTTTGAGACGCTGCTAAAGGTCAAGGGTATTGGCGAAGATGTGGAAGGGGTTTTCATCAGGGCTCCTATCATCCGGCAAGCAGGAGAAGGTGTAGATATCCTTGCGGAGTATGATGGAGAAATCGTGGCTGCAAGACAGGGCCCATTCCTCGCATGCTCCTACCACCCTGAACTCACAGACGATTTTAGAATGCACCAGTACTTTGTTAAGATGGTAAGGGAAAGCATGGAGGTCCCTGCTTGA
- the serS gene encoding serine--tRNA ligase, whose translation MLDVKLLRNNFQEVKQKLSQRNEDISDLDRFEDLDERRRKLIQEVEELKNRRNTVSQEISQLKREKKDADSLIKEMKDVSSRVKELDDQLRQTDEELSGLLLTIPNIPHESVPVGSTEDENEEVRTWGELPEFTFEAKPHWDLAVNLGILDFERASKVTGSRFVFYKGAGARLERALINFMMDLHQDEHGYEEILPPYMVNRDSMTGTGQLPKFEEDAFKIREEDYFLIPTAEVPVTNFHRDEIMEGAELPKGYTAYSACFRSEAGSAGRDTRGLIRQHQFNKVELVRFVKPEESYEQLELLTSHAEKVLQLLKLPYRVMSMCTGDLGFTAAKKYDLEVWIPSYDTYREISSCSNFEDFQARRANIKFKRNAKGKAEFVHTLNGSGLAVGRTVAAILENYQEEDGKIKVPEVLQPYMGGKTTLSK comes from the coding sequence ATGCTCGATGTAAAACTGCTAAGAAATAATTTTCAGGAGGTAAAACAGAAGCTTTCTCAACGTAATGAAGATATTTCTGACCTGGATCGTTTTGAAGATTTGGATGAAAGAAGAAGGAAGCTGATTCAGGAGGTAGAAGAACTTAAAAACCGAAGAAACACTGTTTCTCAGGAAATCTCCCAGCTTAAAAGGGAAAAGAAGGATGCAGACTCTCTCATAAAGGAAATGAAGGATGTCTCTTCCAGAGTAAAAGAGCTTGATGATCAGCTGAGGCAGACAGATGAGGAACTTTCCGGCCTGCTGCTGACAATACCAAATATTCCTCATGAAAGTGTACCTGTTGGTTCAACAGAGGATGAAAATGAAGAGGTTAGGACTTGGGGAGAGCTCCCTGAATTTACTTTTGAGGCTAAGCCCCATTGGGATCTGGCTGTTAATTTGGGGATACTCGATTTTGAACGAGCTTCTAAAGTTACAGGCAGCCGATTTGTATTTTATAAAGGAGCCGGTGCACGTCTTGAGCGAGCGCTGATTAACTTTATGATGGACCTCCACCAGGATGAACATGGATATGAGGAGATATTGCCGCCGTATATGGTTAACCGGGACAGCATGACTGGAACAGGGCAGCTGCCGAAATTTGAAGAAGATGCATTTAAAATCAGAGAGGAAGATTATTTTCTCATCCCAACAGCTGAGGTGCCTGTAACAAATTTTCACAGAGATGAAATCATGGAGGGAGCAGAGCTTCCTAAAGGATATACTGCATACAGCGCGTGCTTTCGTTCAGAAGCTGGTTCAGCAGGGAGAGACACACGGGGCCTCATTAGGCAGCACCAGTTTAATAAGGTGGAACTTGTCAGATTTGTGAAGCCTGAGGAGTCTTACGAGCAACTGGAACTTTTAACTTCTCACGCAGAAAAAGTTCTTCAGCTTTTGAAGCTTCCATACAGAGTAATGAGCATGTGTACCGGAGACCTTGGCTTCACTGCGGCTAAGAAATACGACCTGGAAGTATGGATTCCAAGTTACGATACGTACAGAGAAATCTCTTCCTGCAGTAACTTTGAGGACTTCCAGGCGAGGCGGGCTAATATTAAGTTTAAAAGAAATGCTAAAGGTAAAGCAGAATTTGTACACACACTTAATGGTTCCGGTCTTGCAGTAGGACGAACTGTAGCAGCCATACTGGAGAACTACCAGGAGGAAGATGGGAAGATTAAAGTACCAGAAGTACTGCAGCCATATATGGGTGGTAAAACGACACTCAGCAAATAA
- a CDS encoding ABC transporter ATP-binding protein encodes MQDRNQPLLEVKGLKTYFYMEQDRVAKAVDDVSFTLKKGETLALVGESGSGKSITSLSIMRLIPSPPGKIVEGSVKLEGKELLTLSDREMRRVRGNEIGMIFQEPMTSLNPVYTIGNQIAETLMKHKKMRKKEAYKRAVDLLKLVGFARAEEIVNEYPHQLSGGMRQRAMIAIAMSCDPKLLIADEPTTALDVTIQAQILDLMIEMKQKFESSVLLITHDLGVVAEVADRVLVMYGGQIVEEATVYELFTNPKHPYTVGLLNSIPSLDEEVERLDSIPGTVPPAHRFPHGCRFAPRCKHAMPECLEENPELRETDAHHKVRCYLYEEQGGEKVG; translated from the coding sequence ATGCAGGATCGCAATCAGCCTCTTCTGGAAGTAAAGGGGTTAAAAACATATTTTTATATGGAACAGGACAGAGTAGCAAAAGCTGTAGATGATGTGAGTTTTACCCTGAAAAAAGGTGAAACACTGGCTTTAGTTGGAGAATCAGGGAGCGGAAAAAGTATTACTTCTTTATCTATTATGCGGCTTATACCATCCCCTCCTGGAAAAATAGTGGAAGGATCCGTAAAACTTGAAGGTAAAGAGCTGTTAACACTTTCAGACCGTGAGATGAGGAGAGTACGGGGAAACGAAATAGGCATGATTTTTCAGGAGCCGATGACCTCTCTCAATCCTGTATACACCATAGGAAACCAGATTGCAGAAACATTGATGAAACATAAAAAAATGAGGAAAAAAGAAGCGTATAAAAGAGCAGTTGATTTATTAAAGCTGGTAGGTTTCGCAAGGGCTGAGGAGATTGTAAATGAGTATCCCCACCAGCTATCAGGAGGTATGCGGCAAAGAGCAATGATTGCGATCGCCATGTCGTGTGATCCAAAACTGCTGATTGCTGATGAACCTACAACAGCACTTGATGTAACAATACAGGCGCAAATACTTGATTTGATGATAGAAATGAAACAAAAGTTTGAGTCATCTGTGCTGCTTATAACTCACGATCTCGGAGTGGTCGCTGAAGTGGCAGACAGGGTTCTGGTTATGTATGGGGGACAGATTGTTGAAGAAGCGACAGTATATGAACTTTTTACAAATCCTAAGCATCCTTACACTGTTGGCCTTCTGAACAGTATTCCGAGTCTGGATGAGGAAGTTGAAAGACTGGATTCCATTCCAGGGACAGTCCCACCTGCCCACAGGTTCCCTCATGGATGCAGGTTTGCTCCTCGGTGTAAACATGCGATGCCTGAATGCCTGGAGGAAAATCCGGAACTCAGGGAAACAGACGCACACCACAAAGTAAGATGTTATCTATATGAGGAGCAGGGAGGAGAGAAAGTTGGCTGA
- a CDS encoding ABC transporter ATP-binding protein gives MAEKEKILEIKNLKKYFPVKGGVLQRTIGHVKAVDDVSFDIFKGETLGIVGESGSGKSTLGRTILKLLDPTEGSILFEGNELAKLSNRKMRPYRQNMQMVFQDPFASLNPRMSIGELIEEPMVVQQTMSKQERKDKVVDLLRKVGLPEEAREKYPHEFSGGQRQRIGIARALSINPKFIIGDEPVSALDVSVQSQVLNLMEDLQDEFDLTYLFIAHDLSVVKHISDRVGVMYLGRLAEIGPKEKIYSNPLHPYTQALLSAVPVPNVETKREKIHLKGELPSPSNPPAGCTFHTRCPEAHERCRLEKPEMVHQGEGQYVACHLYTPAAVK, from the coding sequence TTGGCTGAAAAAGAAAAAATTCTTGAAATAAAAAACTTAAAAAAGTATTTCCCTGTCAAAGGGGGAGTGCTTCAAAGAACGATTGGCCATGTGAAGGCAGTTGATGATGTCAGTTTTGATATTTTTAAGGGTGAGACGCTTGGCATTGTTGGAGAATCAGGATCCGGCAAATCCACTTTGGGACGAACAATATTGAAACTGCTTGACCCTACTGAAGGAAGTATTCTATTTGAAGGAAATGAACTGGCTAAACTCAGCAACAGAAAAATGAGACCATACCGGCAGAACATGCAAATGGTTTTCCAGGATCCCTTTGCCTCATTGAACCCGAGGATGAGCATAGGGGAATTGATTGAAGAGCCTATGGTAGTCCAGCAAACAATGAGCAAACAGGAAAGAAAAGATAAAGTTGTAGATTTGTTGAGAAAGGTTGGCCTGCCCGAGGAAGCAAGGGAAAAATATCCCCATGAATTTTCCGGGGGACAGAGACAGAGGATTGGAATTGCCAGAGCTTTGTCTATTAATCCTAAATTCATTATCGGTGATGAACCTGTTTCAGCGCTGGATGTATCAGTCCAGTCCCAAGTTTTAAACCTTATGGAAGATTTACAGGATGAATTTGATCTTACCTATTTGTTTATCGCTCACGACTTGAGTGTAGTTAAACATATTAGCGATCGTGTCGGCGTAATGTATTTAGGGAGATTAGCAGAGATAGGGCCAAAAGAAAAAATATACAGTAATCCGCTTCACCCATATACACAGGCGCTATTATCAGCGGTTCCTGTCCCAAATGTAGAGACAAAAAGGGAAAAAATACACTTAAAAGGGGAACTGCCAAGCCCGTCTAATCCTCCTGCAGGATGCACTTTTCATACGAGGTGTCCTGAAGCCCATGAACGTTGCAGGCTGGAAAAGCCTGAAATGGTGCATCAGGGAGAAGGGCAGTATGTAGCCTGCCATCTTTACACTCCGGCAGCAGTAAAGTAA